One Periplaneta americana isolate PAMFEO1 chromosome 8, P.americana_PAMFEO1_priV1, whole genome shotgun sequence genomic region harbors:
- the LOC138704495 gene encoding uncharacterized protein → MILRSHRSKVVRKIRERRGNRNKGTMEQRKDEEIMEIREEVENNAGQEIEGERTVEKQQSRDSGKGEMTLEQLWEQMRQFMENKLDNNSRESREQIKQMETKLENNSRESREQIKQMENKLDNNSRESREQIKQMENRLGESSREIRDHIAKLAERGNKMEDKIEKLEGKLAENGIGMENQLKIAMDRMSESMKDLEVRVRDSATRENSDLKSAVEETIVEKVREIQNSVEEKIGEMDQEVDGLKRAIKNKERADNECLEELRSKLNSINDVLNGGSPANLSGHSSSDRAVSRQEGTSESPASGSNINVRHVNNSVGEECQTSRDDVRSELINVNDKAYLGRPQYPTHIMNEIGYPIFDEVEFSNPHNYISELETYFRIRGVPDDLKMTVVRKSLKSRPLNWALVALGDNVTYEEFREKFSERYWGQRQQQRIRKEINQSRFDAGRGVSMIDYFLEIVKKGKSLNPPIPDSELIQTVISQYPENIRYNLIVAGPRDFGETIDLLTALDGSDATHYECSGRADYEHGKGKGSSPTDQKAGKGASTVFSSPRTGAQNQSNWGGDRSPNNAYSRYHNGHNGGKSPNRERRSDPPFGGPYTNSRNNQSSHNRMRNDRGGVGPVRRVNHIRWYTGRQENGNNRLRTQPHWLRNRNYRQGFWQPNFSRGPQNRGDWRRQEQERDRRGVLQEMASQGCNRPPTQCNVGQSRNRDMNGRQQSPVRMSMGREPINCRNRDEVAVEPTASHSGNC, encoded by the exons agatgagacaattcatggaaaataaattagacaacaattcaagggaaa gtagagaacaaataaaacaaatggaaactaaattagaaaataactcgagggaaagtagagaacaaataaagcaaatggaaaataaattagacaacaattcaagggaaagtagagaacaaataaaacaaatggaaaatagattgggggaaagttcgagagagattagagatcatattgcaaaattagcggagagaggaaacaagatggaggacaaaatagagaagctagaggggaaattagccgagaatgggatcggaatggagaaccaattgaagatagctatggataggatgtcagaaagtatgaaggatttagaagttagagttagagatagcgctactagagagaatagcgacctaaaatcagctgttgaggaaacgatagtggagaaggttcgagaaattcagaattcggtggaagagaaaataggtgagatggatcaggaagtggacggtctcaagcgagccataaagaataaggaaagggcggataacgaatgtttggaagaattaagaagtaaactaaactcaataaacgacgtactaaatgggggtagtcccgcaaatttaagcggacatagcagctcggaccgtgcagtttctagacaagagggcacaagtgagagcccggcatcaggtagcaacataaatgtaagacatgttaacaatagtgttggtgaggaatgtcagacctcacgggatgatgtgcgtagtgagttgataaatgtaaacgacaaggcatatttaggccgtcctcagtaccccacccacattatgaatgagattggttaccctatttttgatgaggttgaattttcaaacccacataattaCATAAGTGAGCTGGAAACGTACTTCAGaataagaggggtgccggatgacttaaaaatgactgtcgtacgaaagagcctaaagagccgaccactcaactgggcgttagtggccctaggggataatgtcacttatgaggaattcagagaaaaattttcggagagatactggggacaaagacaacaacaaagaattaggaaggaaattaatcagagcaggtttgacgcgggaagaggcgtctctatgatagactattttcttgaaattgttaagaaagggaaaagcctcaatccgccaataccggattcagagctgatccaaactgtgatctcgcagtatcccgagaacataagatataatctgatcgtagcagggccccgagacttcggggaaacaatagatttattgactgcgctggatggttcggacgccacgcactatgaatgtagtggacgggcagattatgaacatggcaaaggaaagggttcaagccccaccgaccagaaagcggggaagggggcaagtacggtcttttcatccccaaggacaggagcccaaaatcagagtaactggggtggtgacaggagccccaacaatgcatatagtcggtaccataatggccataacggagggaaaagtcccaacagggagagaaggagtgacccgccctttgggggtccttacactaatagtaggaataaccagagtagtcataacaggatgaggaacgatcgaggaggtgttggtcccgtgcgtagggttaaccacatacgatggtacacgggaagacaagaaaatggaaataataggcttagaacccaacctcactggcttaggaacagaaattacagacagggattctggcagcctaattttagcaggggaccgcaaaatcgaggtgattggaggagacaggagcaggagagagataggcgaggcgtcctacaagaaatggcctcacaagggtgcaataggccacctacacagtgtaacgtgggacaaagcaggaatagagacatgaacggacgtcagcaaagtccggtcagaatgagtatgggccgggagcctataaattgtagaaatagagacgaggtagcagtggaaccgactgcatcacactcgggaaactgctag